One segment of Triticum aestivum cultivar Chinese Spring chromosome 2A, IWGSC CS RefSeq v2.1, whole genome shotgun sequence DNA contains the following:
- the LOC123189406 gene encoding chlorophyll a-b binding protein CP24 10B, chloroplastic produces MALASTSATASAAVLKNPFLGARRALANAASLGAAKPVTRRVVVVAAAVGKKSWIPAVKSDAEFINPSWLDGSLPGDFGFDPLGLGKDPAFLKWYREAELIHGRWAMAAVLGIFIGQAYSGVPWFEAGAQPGAVAPFSFGSLLGTQLLLMGWVESKRWVDFFNPDSQSVEWATPWSRTAENFANFTGEQGYPGGKFFDPLGLGGETKDGVYIPDTEKLERLKVAEIKHSRLAMLAMLIFYFEAGQGKTPLGALGL; encoded by the exons ATGGCGCtcgcctccacctccgccaccGCCTCCGCGGCCGTGCTCAAGAACCCGTTCCTCGGCGCGAGGCGCGCGCTCGCCAATGCCGCCTCCCTCGGCGCCGCCAAGCCCGTGACGCGCCGCGTGGTGGTCGTCGCCGCGGCCGTCGGCAAGAAGTCGTGGATCCCCGCGGTCAAGAGCGATGCCGAGTTCATCAACCCGTCCTGGCTCGATGGCTC GCTCCCCGGTGACTTCGGCTTCGACCCGCTGGGGCTTGGCAAGGACCCGGCGTTCCTCAAGTGGTACAGGGAGGCCGAGCTGATCCACGGGCGCTGGGCGATGGCCGCCGTGCTGGGCATCTTCATCGGGCAGGCGTACAGCGGCGTGCCGTGGTTCGAGGCCGGAGCGCAGCCAGGCGCGGTGGCGCCCTTCTCCTTCGGGTCGCTCCTGGGCACCCAGCTGCTGCTCATGGGGTGGGTGGAGTCCAAGCGGTGGGTCGACTTCTTCAACCCGGACTCCCAGTCGGTGGAGTGGGCCACGCCGTGGTCGCGCACAGCCGAGAACTTCGCCAACTTCACCGGCGAGCAAGGGTACCCGGGCGGCAAGTTCTTCGACCCGCTCGGCCTCGGTGGCGAGACCAAGGACGGCGTCTACATCCCCGACACCGAGAAGCTCGAGCGGCTCAAGGTGGCCGAGATCAAGCACTCGCGCCTCGCCATGCTCGCCATGCTCATCTTCTACTTCGAGGCCGGACAGGGCAAGACGCCGCTCGGCGCGCTCGGCCTATAA